The following are encoded together in the Jaculus jaculus isolate mJacJac1 chromosome 3, mJacJac1.mat.Y.cur, whole genome shotgun sequence genome:
- the Kcne3 gene encoding potassium voltage-gated channel subfamily E member 3 — translation METTNGTETWYESLYSVLKVLNTTLHTHVLCQPGPEPGSGPGPDNHNGELRASLPGRNDNSYMYILFVMVLFAVTVGSLILGYTRSRKVDKRSDPYHVYIKNRVSMI, via the coding sequence ATGGAGACTACTAATGGTACCGAGACCTGGTATGAAAGCCTGTACTCCGTGCTGAAGGTTCTGAACACCACTCTTCACACCCACGTGCTCTGCCAGCCGGGACCAGAACCAGGTTCAGGACCGGGGCCAGACAACCACAATGGGGAGCTGCGGGCTAGCCTCCCTGGACGTAATGATAACTCGTACATGTATATTCTCTTCGTCATGGTCCTGTTTGCGGTCACCGTGGGCAGCCTTATCCTGGGATACACTCGGTCCCGCAAAGTGGACAAGCGTAGTGACCCCTACCACGTGTACATCAAGAACCGTGTGTCTATGATCTGA